In the Lascolabacillus massiliensis genome, one interval contains:
- a CDS encoding aldo/keto reductase yields the protein MGNRELKRRYLIVSFLLLGLQIISVHGTYAQDMSATVPMIKLNNGLEMPQLGIGTFAIPTQEIAKEACLEAFRNGFRHVDAAHVYRVERVLGEAMIESGIPREEFWIASKLWPSDYANGNTLESIDKMLERLQTTYIDLLYIHQPIGDYVSAWKAMEKAVEAGKVRSLGISNFDATDEGFRAIVDGMKIKPVALQIECHPYAQRQDIREKIKPYGIILECWYPLGHGNEELLSDPAIKTIADAHNKSIAQVILRWHTQEGFSVIPGATDPNHIRENIRIFDFTLSDAEMGVMRSLNKDQRFYNVPIEQLERMISNMVLED from the coding sequence AAATAGAGAATTAAAAAGAAGATACCTGATCGTATCGTTTCTTTTGTTGGGTTTACAGATAATAAGCGTGCATGGCACATACGCACAGGATATGAGTGCTACTGTTCCAATGATAAAATTAAATAATGGTTTAGAAATGCCACAATTAGGAATAGGAACTTTCGCTATTCCAACCCAGGAAATAGCAAAAGAAGCGTGTCTTGAAGCCTTTCGGAATGGTTTCCGGCATGTTGATGCGGCTCATGTATATCGGGTCGAACGTGTTCTCGGTGAAGCCATGATTGAAAGTGGTATTCCACGTGAAGAGTTTTGGATTGCAAGTAAATTATGGCCATCGGATTATGCCAATGGCAATACTCTTGAATCAATAGATAAAATGCTGGAAAGGCTTCAAACAACATATATCGACCTACTTTATATTCATCAACCTATAGGCGACTATGTAAGTGCCTGGAAAGCGATGGAAAAGGCTGTTGAAGCAGGAAAGGTACGTTCATTAGGGATCAGTAATTTTGATGCTACCGACGAGGGTTTTCGTGCCATCGTAGATGGTATGAAGATTAAACCTGTCGCACTGCAAATTGAATGTCATCCTTATGCCCAACGGCAAGATATACGGGAGAAGATAAAACCTTATGGAATCATTTTGGAATGTTGGTATCCGTTAGGTCACGGAAATGAAGAGCTGCTATCAGACCCAGCTATCAAAACAATTGCAGATGCGCACAACAAAAGTATAGCACAAGTTATCCTTCGATGGCACACACAGGAGGGGTTCTCAGTAATCCCCGGTGCAACTGATCCAAATCATATCAGGGAGAATATCCGAATATTCGACTTTACATTAAGCGATGCAGAGATGGGGGTAATGCGTTCATTGAATAAAGATCAACGTTTCTACAATGTACCTATCGAACAACTTGAGAGAATGATTTCAAACATGGTTTTGGAGGATTAA